A genomic region of Salvelinus alpinus chromosome 12, SLU_Salpinus.1, whole genome shotgun sequence contains the following coding sequences:
- the LOC139536568 gene encoding inositol hexakisphosphate kinase 2-like isoform X4, with protein MWRRSTQGQWRMSPVMEAQTMQAKQQQTQQLQHYLEKGVPLEPFMHQVGGHCCVLRFGEQTICKPLIPREHQFYKSLPSAMRKFTPQYRGVVSVNFEEDEEGNLCLIAYPLQSDSGVGDLENIDPSVNGEPNSKMLQWGIKQLSAQSLLDSRKDKDKSHKPEGEVLEWLQQEEVPLGSRNAIQHNPWRLKLQQKHLQRMKENAKHHNQYKFILLENLTWRHAVPCVLDLKMGTRQHGDNVSEEKKVMQIRKCQQSTSASIGVRLCGMQVYQSDSGQLMFMDKYIGRKLTLSGFKEALFQFFHDGRRLRRELLSPVLRRLREMQAALEGCESYRFYSSSLLIIYDAVAVVALVVDVWQPDLIQALARRWT; from the exons ATGTGGCGTCGCAGTACTCAGGGTCAGTGGAGGATGAGTCCGGTCATGGAGGCTCAGACCATGCAGGCCAAGCAGCAGCAGACGCAGCAGCTACAACACTATCTGGAGAAAGGGGTCCCGCTTGAGCCCTTCATGCACCAGGTGGGGGGCCACTGCTGCGTGCTGCGTTTCGGGGAGCAGACTATCTGCAAGCCCCTCATCCCCCGAGAGCACCAGTTCTACAAGAGCCTACCCAGCGCCATGAGGAAGTTCACCCCCCAGTACAGAG gTGTGGTATCTGTGAATtttgaggaggatgaggagggcaaCCTGTGTCTCATAGCGTATCCCCTGCAAAGTGACTCTGGGGTGGGGGACCTGGAGAATATAGACCCATCGGTCAATGGCGAGCCCAACAGCAAGATGCTCCAGTGGGGCATCAAGCAGCTGTCTGCCCAGAGTCTGCTGGACTCACGCAAAGACAAGGACAAGAg TCATAAGCCCGAGGGGGAGGTGTTGGAgtggctgcagcaggaggaggtgCCTTTGGGAAGCAGAAACGCCATCCAACACAACCCCTGGAGACTCAAACTCCAACAAAAACACCTGCAGAGGATGAAGGAGAACGCCAAGCACCACAACCAGTACA AATTCATCCTGCTGGAGAACCTGACGTGGCGTCACGCGGTTCCGTGCGTGCTGGACCTGAAGATGGGCACGCGGCAGCACGGTGACAACGTGTCCGAGGAGAAGAAGGTCATGCAAATCCGCAAGTGCCAGCAAAGCACCTCAGCCTCCATCGGAGTACGCCTCTGTGGCATGCAG gTATACCAGTCAGATTCGGGTCAGCTCATGTTCATGGATAAGTACATTGGGCGTAAACTAACCCTGTCGGGCTTCAAGGAGGCTctgttccagttcttccatgacggGCGGCGTCTGCGGCGTGAGCTGCTCTCCCCGGTGCTGCGGAGGCTCAGGGAGATGCAGGCAGCTCTGGAGGGCTGTGAGTCCTACCGCTTCTATTCCTCCTCCCTGCTCATCATCTATGACG CAGTAGCAGTGGTAGCACTGGTGGTGGACGTCTGGCAGCCCGATCTGATACAGGCCCTGGCCCGGCGGTGGACGTGA
- the LOC139536568 gene encoding inositol hexakisphosphate kinase 2-like isoform X3 — protein sequence MDLKYLFDQTGLVLQDCKAAIEKLETGVVSVNFEEDEEGNLCLIAYPLQSDSGVGDLENIDPSVNGEPNSKMLQWGIKQLSAQSLLDSRKDKDKSHKPEGEVLEWLQQEEVPLGSRNAIQHNPWRLKLQQKHLQRMKENAKHHNQYKFILLENLTWRHAVPCVLDLKMGTRQHGDNVSEEKKVMQIRKCQQSTSASIGVRLCGMQVYQSDSGQLMFMDKYIGRKLTLSGFKEALFQFFHDGRRLRRELLSPVLRRLREMQAALEGCESYRFYSSSLLIIYDGEPPRTHARRGPEDGLSEEEEEEEVKKDEEASAFVFPRSSSSGSTGGGRLAARSDTGPGPAVDVRMIDFAHTTCPDYVEDSVVHEGQDSGYIFGLQNLITIISQLEDHCTD from the exons ATGGATTTGAAGTACCTCTTCGATCAGACTGGTTTGGTGCTGCAGGATTGCAAGGCTGCCATTGAGAAACTGGAGACAG gTGTGGTATCTGTGAATtttgaggaggatgaggagggcaaCCTGTGTCTCATAGCGTATCCCCTGCAAAGTGACTCTGGGGTGGGGGACCTGGAGAATATAGACCCATCGGTCAATGGCGAGCCCAACAGCAAGATGCTCCAGTGGGGCATCAAGCAGCTGTCTGCCCAGAGTCTGCTGGACTCACGCAAAGACAAGGACAAGAg TCATAAGCCCGAGGGGGAGGTGTTGGAgtggctgcagcaggaggaggtgCCTTTGGGAAGCAGAAACGCCATCCAACACAACCCCTGGAGACTCAAACTCCAACAAAAACACCTGCAGAGGATGAAGGAGAACGCCAAGCACCACAACCAGTACA AATTCATCCTGCTGGAGAACCTGACGTGGCGTCACGCGGTTCCGTGCGTGCTGGACCTGAAGATGGGCACGCGGCAGCACGGTGACAACGTGTCCGAGGAGAAGAAGGTCATGCAAATCCGCAAGTGCCAGCAAAGCACCTCAGCCTCCATCGGAGTACGCCTCTGTGGCATGCAG gTATACCAGTCAGATTCGGGTCAGCTCATGTTCATGGATAAGTACATTGGGCGTAAACTAACCCTGTCGGGCTTCAAGGAGGCTctgttccagttcttccatgacggGCGGCGTCTGCGGCGTGAGCTGCTCTCCCCGGTGCTGCGGAGGCTCAGGGAGATGCAGGCAGCTCTGGAGGGCTGTGAGTCCTACCGCTTCTATTCCTCCTCCCTGCTCATCATCTATGACGGTGAGCCAccccgcacacacgcacgcagaggCCCCGAGGACGGTCTGtctgaggaggaagaagaggaggaagtgaAGAAAGATGAAGAGGCAAGTGCGTTTGTGTTTCCCCGCAGCAGTAGCAGTGGTAGCACTGGTGGTGGACGTCTGGCAGCCCGATCTGATACAGGCCCTGGCCCGGCGGTGGACGTGAGGATGATTGACTTTGCCCACACCACGTGCCCTGACTatgtggaggacagtgtggtgcaCGAGGGCCAGGACAGTGGCTACATCTTCGGTCTGCAGAACCTCATCACCATCATATCCCAGCTGGAGGACCACTGCAcagactaa
- the LOC139536568 gene encoding inositol hexakisphosphate kinase 2-like isoform X2, with the protein MDPTMWQQNTFNVPCAVGRSSVVPYIVPRKYTGKLMDLKYLFDQTGLVLQDCKAAIEKLETGVVSVNFEEDEEGNLCLIAYPLQSDSGVGDLENIDPSVNGEPNSKMLQWGIKQLSAQSLLDSRKDKDKSHKPEGEVLEWLQQEEVPLGSRNAIQHNPWRLKLQQKHLQRMKENAKHHNQYKFILLENLTWRHAVPCVLDLKMGTRQHGDNVSEEKKVMQIRKCQQSTSASIGVRLCGMQVYQSDSGQLMFMDKYIGRKLTLSGFKEALFQFFHDGRRLRRELLSPVLRRLREMQAALEGCESYRFYSSSLLIIYDGEPPRTHARRGPEDGLSEEEEEEEVKKDEEASAFVFPRSSSSGSTGGGRLAARSDTGPGPAVDVRMIDFAHTTCPDYVEDSVVHEGQDSGYIFGLQNLITIISQLEDHCTD; encoded by the exons ATGGATCCTACTATGTGGCAGCAGAATACCTTTAATGTCCCATGTGCAGTAGGAAGGTCGTCAGTGGTTCCTTACATTGTTCCACGCAAATACACTG GGAAGCTGATGGATTTGAAGTACCTCTTCGATCAGACTGGTTTGGTGCTGCAGGATTGCAAGGCTGCCATTGAGAAACTGGAGACAG gTGTGGTATCTGTGAATtttgaggaggatgaggagggcaaCCTGTGTCTCATAGCGTATCCCCTGCAAAGTGACTCTGGGGTGGGGGACCTGGAGAATATAGACCCATCGGTCAATGGCGAGCCCAACAGCAAGATGCTCCAGTGGGGCATCAAGCAGCTGTCTGCCCAGAGTCTGCTGGACTCACGCAAAGACAAGGACAAGAg TCATAAGCCCGAGGGGGAGGTGTTGGAgtggctgcagcaggaggaggtgCCTTTGGGAAGCAGAAACGCCATCCAACACAACCCCTGGAGACTCAAACTCCAACAAAAACACCTGCAGAGGATGAAGGAGAACGCCAAGCACCACAACCAGTACA AATTCATCCTGCTGGAGAACCTGACGTGGCGTCACGCGGTTCCGTGCGTGCTGGACCTGAAGATGGGCACGCGGCAGCACGGTGACAACGTGTCCGAGGAGAAGAAGGTCATGCAAATCCGCAAGTGCCAGCAAAGCACCTCAGCCTCCATCGGAGTACGCCTCTGTGGCATGCAG gTATACCAGTCAGATTCGGGTCAGCTCATGTTCATGGATAAGTACATTGGGCGTAAACTAACCCTGTCGGGCTTCAAGGAGGCTctgttccagttcttccatgacggGCGGCGTCTGCGGCGTGAGCTGCTCTCCCCGGTGCTGCGGAGGCTCAGGGAGATGCAGGCAGCTCTGGAGGGCTGTGAGTCCTACCGCTTCTATTCCTCCTCCCTGCTCATCATCTATGACGGTGAGCCAccccgcacacacgcacgcagaggCCCCGAGGACGGTCTGtctgaggaggaagaagaggaggaagtgaAGAAAGATGAAGAGGCAAGTGCGTTTGTGTTTCCCCGCAGCAGTAGCAGTGGTAGCACTGGTGGTGGACGTCTGGCAGCCCGATCTGATACAGGCCCTGGCCCGGCGGTGGACGTGAGGATGATTGACTTTGCCCACACCACGTGCCCTGACTatgtggaggacagtgtggtgcaCGAGGGCCAGGACAGTGGCTACATCTTCGGTCTGCAGAACCTCATCACCATCATATCCCAGCTGGAGGACCACTGCAcagactaa
- the LOC139536568 gene encoding inositol hexakisphosphate kinase 2-like isoform X1 — MWRRSTQGQWRMSPVMEAQTMQAKQQQTQQLQHYLEKGVPLEPFMHQVGGHCCVLRFGEQTICKPLIPREHQFYKSLPSAMRKFTPQYRGVVSVNFEEDEEGNLCLIAYPLQSDSGVGDLENIDPSVNGEPNSKMLQWGIKQLSAQSLLDSRKDKDKSHKPEGEVLEWLQQEEVPLGSRNAIQHNPWRLKLQQKHLQRMKENAKHHNQYKFILLENLTWRHAVPCVLDLKMGTRQHGDNVSEEKKVMQIRKCQQSTSASIGVRLCGMQVYQSDSGQLMFMDKYIGRKLTLSGFKEALFQFFHDGRRLRRELLSPVLRRLREMQAALEGCESYRFYSSSLLIIYDGEPPRTHARRGPEDGLSEEEEEEEVKKDEEASAFVFPRSSSSGSTGGGRLAARSDTGPGPAVDVRMIDFAHTTCPDYVEDSVVHEGQDSGYIFGLQNLITIISQLEDHCTD, encoded by the exons ATGTGGCGTCGCAGTACTCAGGGTCAGTGGAGGATGAGTCCGGTCATGGAGGCTCAGACCATGCAGGCCAAGCAGCAGCAGACGCAGCAGCTACAACACTATCTGGAGAAAGGGGTCCCGCTTGAGCCCTTCATGCACCAGGTGGGGGGCCACTGCTGCGTGCTGCGTTTCGGGGAGCAGACTATCTGCAAGCCCCTCATCCCCCGAGAGCACCAGTTCTACAAGAGCCTACCCAGCGCCATGAGGAAGTTCACCCCCCAGTACAGAG gTGTGGTATCTGTGAATtttgaggaggatgaggagggcaaCCTGTGTCTCATAGCGTATCCCCTGCAAAGTGACTCTGGGGTGGGGGACCTGGAGAATATAGACCCATCGGTCAATGGCGAGCCCAACAGCAAGATGCTCCAGTGGGGCATCAAGCAGCTGTCTGCCCAGAGTCTGCTGGACTCACGCAAAGACAAGGACAAGAg TCATAAGCCCGAGGGGGAGGTGTTGGAgtggctgcagcaggaggaggtgCCTTTGGGAAGCAGAAACGCCATCCAACACAACCCCTGGAGACTCAAACTCCAACAAAAACACCTGCAGAGGATGAAGGAGAACGCCAAGCACCACAACCAGTACA AATTCATCCTGCTGGAGAACCTGACGTGGCGTCACGCGGTTCCGTGCGTGCTGGACCTGAAGATGGGCACGCGGCAGCACGGTGACAACGTGTCCGAGGAGAAGAAGGTCATGCAAATCCGCAAGTGCCAGCAAAGCACCTCAGCCTCCATCGGAGTACGCCTCTGTGGCATGCAG gTATACCAGTCAGATTCGGGTCAGCTCATGTTCATGGATAAGTACATTGGGCGTAAACTAACCCTGTCGGGCTTCAAGGAGGCTctgttccagttcttccatgacggGCGGCGTCTGCGGCGTGAGCTGCTCTCCCCGGTGCTGCGGAGGCTCAGGGAGATGCAGGCAGCTCTGGAGGGCTGTGAGTCCTACCGCTTCTATTCCTCCTCCCTGCTCATCATCTATGACGGTGAGCCAccccgcacacacgcacgcagaggCCCCGAGGACGGTCTGtctgaggaggaagaagaggaggaagtgaAGAAAGATGAAGAGGCAAGTGCGTTTGTGTTTCCCCGCAGCAGTAGCAGTGGTAGCACTGGTGGTGGACGTCTGGCAGCCCGATCTGATACAGGCCCTGGCCCGGCGGTGGACGTGAGGATGATTGACTTTGCCCACACCACGTGCCCTGACTatgtggaggacagtgtggtgcaCGAGGGCCAGGACAGTGGCTACATCTTCGGTCTGCAGAACCTCATCACCATCATATCCCAGCTGGAGGACCACTGCAcagactaa